One part of the Oceanihabitans sp. IOP_32 genome encodes these proteins:
- a CDS encoding tRNA (guanine-N1)-methyltransferase — MNIFKHISLIIVFLISSLTCFSQAQPQEELSLNDATIPNQFEYVLRKSGNFKGTDGQPYEAVKRSMFFNLRDNTIDSLNTLKTKLENSKITVEAQKKEVNDLKAKLESTQTALDTTKSEKDSMSLLGMQMSKTGYNVLMWTIIAGLLALFLLFVYKFKNSNAVTREAKKALEDIEEQFDDHRRVALEREQKVRRQLQDEINKQKGI; from the coding sequence ATGAATATTTTTAAGCACATTTCCCTTATTATCGTTTTTTTAATAAGTTCACTAACCTGTTTCTCGCAAGCTCAGCCACAGGAAGAATTATCTTTAAATGATGCTACTATTCCTAACCAGTTTGAATATGTTTTAAGAAAATCTGGGAACTTTAAAGGTACAGACGGACAGCCCTATGAAGCTGTAAAACGAAGTATGTTTTTCAATTTACGAGACAATACTATTGACTCGTTAAATACTTTAAAAACAAAGTTAGAAAACTCAAAAATTACCGTTGAAGCTCAAAAAAAAGAAGTTAACGATTTAAAAGCCAAACTAGAGAGCACACAAACAGCACTAGATACTACAAAATCTGAGAAAGACAGTATGTCTCTTCTAGGTATGCAAATGAGTAAAACAGGTTATAATGTACTCATGTGGACTATTATAGCTGGTTTATTGGCCTTGTTTTTGTTATTTGTATACAAATTTAAAAACAGTAATGCTGTGACTCGAGAAGCCAAGAAAGCCCTAGAAGATATTGAAGAGCAATTTGACGACCACAGAAGAGTGGCTTTAGAACGCGAGCAAAAAGTAAGACGCCAGCTACAAGATGAAATCAATAAACAAAAAGGAATTTAA